One genomic window of Methanomassiliicoccus sp. includes the following:
- a CDS encoding GTPase, with protein sequence MRTAKVIIMGAAGRDFHNFNTYFRDDPCYEVVAFTAAQIPDIEGRCYPAQLAGERYPEGIPILSEDELPELIRKRGVEQVVLAYSDLSYDEVMHKASLVLATGADLRLMGNERIVLRSVVPVVSVCAVRTGSGKSPTTRKICRILRSKGLKVVAIRHPMPYGDLCQQISQRFASYEDLDRHETTIEEREEYEPLIDDGIIVYAGVDYERILREAEKEADVIVWDGGNNDTPFYRSDLKIVIADPHRPGHEVSYYPGEVNVRMADLIIINKVQTADRKNILTVKENCKRLNPGARIMEAASTISVDRPEEVRGKRALVVEDGPTVTHGGMSFGAGLIAAEDQGAIIVDPRPTAVGSIAETFEKYPHLTRVLPAMGYTPEQVRELEETINSTDCDVVVTGTPIDLRRVLTVNKPLVRARYEIAEIGRPDLEEILDDWLRRARQDHVPY encoded by the coding sequence ATGAGGACGGCCAAGGTGATCATCATGGGCGCGGCGGGGAGGGACTTCCATAACTTCAACACCTACTTCCGGGACGACCCCTGCTATGAGGTTGTGGCCTTCACCGCCGCGCAGATACCGGACATCGAGGGGCGGTGCTATCCAGCGCAGCTCGCCGGGGAGCGCTACCCTGAGGGCATTCCCATCCTGTCGGAGGACGAACTTCCCGAGCTAATACGCAAGCGAGGGGTGGAGCAGGTCGTCCTCGCGTACTCCGACCTGTCGTACGATGAGGTGATGCACAAGGCCTCCCTGGTCCTGGCCACCGGCGCCGATCTCCGTCTCATGGGTAACGAGCGTATCGTCCTGCGCTCCGTCGTTCCGGTGGTGAGCGTGTGCGCGGTGCGCACCGGTTCGGGAAAGAGCCCCACCACCAGAAAGATCTGTAGGATCTTGCGCTCCAAGGGCCTGAAGGTCGTGGCCATACGGCATCCCATGCCCTACGGCGACCTGTGTCAGCAAATATCACAGAGATTTGCATCCTACGAGGACCTGGACCGCCACGAGACCACCATCGAGGAGAGGGAGGAGTACGAGCCTCTGATCGACGACGGAATAATCGTTTACGCCGGGGTCGACTACGAGCGCATCCTACGGGAGGCGGAGAAGGAGGCCGATGTCATCGTGTGGGACGGGGGGAACAACGACACACCGTTCTACCGCAGCGACCTGAAGATCGTCATCGCCGACCCCCACCGTCCAGGCCACGAGGTCTCCTACTATCCAGGCGAGGTCAACGTGCGCATGGCCGACCTGATAATCATCAACAAGGTGCAGACGGCCGACAGGAAGAACATACTCACCGTCAAGGAGAACTGCAAGCGCCTCAACCCCGGAGCGAGGATCATGGAGGCGGCGTCCACCATAAGCGTCGATCGCCCGGAGGAGGTGCGGGGGAAGCGTGCCCTGGTGGTGGAGGACGGTCCCACGGTAACGCACGGCGGGATGTCCTTCGGCGCTGGTCTAATCGCCGCGGAGGACCAGGGAGCGATCATCGTGGACCCCCGGCCGACGGCGGTGGGCTCCATCGCCGAGACCTTCGAGAAGTACCCGCACCTCACCAGGGTACTACCGGCCATGGGGTACACGCCCGAGCAGGTCAGGGAGCTGGAGGAGACCATCAACAGCACGGACTGCGACGTCGTGGTCACGGGCACGCCCATCGACCTTCGCCGGGTGCTCACGGTGAACAAGCCCCTGGTGCGCGCCAGGTACGAGATCGCGGAAATAGGGAGGCCGGACCTCGAAGAGATACTGGACGATTGGCTGAGACGAGCACGCCAGGACCACGTGCCGTACTGA
- a CDS encoding CooT family nickel-binding protein, protein MKHVLYSPGTDARYMCESTVFLEEGGKVREIMRDVTRIVMRDGDAVCTDILGEQMVLESVVLMEANLLSHGIVFVKVV, encoded by the coding sequence GTGAAGCACGTTCTTTATAGTCCTGGGACCGATGCCCGGTACATGTGCGAGTCCACGGTGTTCCTGGAGGAGGGCGGAAAGGTCAGGGAGATCATGAGGGACGTCACCAGGATCGTCATGAGGGACGGGGACGCGGTCTGCACCGACATATTGGGGGAGCAGATGGTCCTGGAGTCCGTCGTTCTCATGGAGGCCAATCTGCTGAGCCATGGGATCGTGTTCGTCAAGGTGGTCTGA
- a CDS encoding acetate uptake transporter: MIDEKVVETRVRIVETTAGPEALGALLLGWLAVLLSLSSLQIYPLGGMVLAMVFFSGFGFILVAYMGWKRGELFTLFAFGAIGVFAWAFSALMMMPRVGLSDMPTANELGTFMLMFAIIVLSLGVITLKHPCRLLTITIFFASVMFLLVGLQVLTGSEFLATVSGWWGLLVGAMAIYLGCAITLNTTFGKMVAPIMIKIPPEARSEAETSEAL; this comes from the coding sequence ATGATTGATGAAAAGGTAGTGGAAACTAGGGTTCGGATCGTGGAAACAACAGCGGGTCCTGAGGCATTGGGAGCTTTGCTCCTAGGCTGGCTCGCGGTCCTCCTGTCCCTGAGCTCATTGCAGATATATCCGCTTGGCGGAATGGTGCTGGCGATGGTATTCTTCTCCGGCTTCGGGTTCATCCTCGTGGCGTACATGGGCTGGAAGAGAGGTGAGCTGTTCACGCTCTTCGCCTTCGGAGCGATAGGTGTGTTCGCATGGGCCTTCTCAGCTCTGATGATGATGCCCAGAGTGGGACTTTCCGACATGCCCACGGCGAACGAGCTCGGTACGTTCATGCTGATGTTCGCTATCATTGTGCTATCTCTCGGTGTGATCACCCTGAAGCACCCCTGCCGGCTGCTGACGATCACCATATTCTTCGCATCGGTCATGTTCCTCCTCGTGGGGCTGCAGGTCCTGACCGGCAGCGAGTTCTTGGCGACCGTATCCGGATGGTGGGGTCTTCTCGTAGGCGCCATGGCTATCTATCTGGGTTGCGCAATAACCTTGAACACCACCTTTGGGAAGATGGTCGCACCTATAATGATCAAAATCCCCCCAGAGGCGAGGTCGGAGGCCGAGACCTCGGAAGCGTTATGA
- the cdhC gene encoding CO dehydrogenase/CO-methylating acetyl-CoA synthase complex subunit beta, with amino-acid sequence MPNQDVFALAIEGSRLALDLAETMVREAITRFGEDRAVEFPETCYELPAIFAWDGRDTSTLGKLLPIVTSYKEKVSGTVDIANALAAGEATMVAAEIIEAVKYVNNPEPYDGTPYSGFLPDRIIRELGFAFVDDTIPGAAVIVGRSPDADALARTVRDLQSKGLIILACGDVIEQLLASGTQVGERFRLYPVGTGTQIVHALNFAIRAGLSFGGIQRGDREGIASYLAKRPKIVVLEYGSLDPVLAGAAMAAVLNGATIVTDQPVEGVPEKLIHVKELDKMVQEAIEARGIKVRLAPVDIPVAYGPAFEGEVVRRPDTYVEAGGAAKTLTFELLRMRDEEDVEDGKITVIGPDVDSLPEGGRTMLAILVDVYGKKMQEDFEGVLERRIHLFVNYAEGAWHTGQRNVLWVRLSKRSVAAGLRFKHFGDILITKLKEEFGNIVSRVQVTIVTDEDEVRKRLPEALDVYAKRDGRMADLTDEKVDTYFTCLLCASFAPDHVCIVTPERLGLCGAVNWLDAQAAVEIDPHGPNRAVVKGECIDPVKGQWKGVNEAVYENSHHKVERFNAYTMMEDPMTSCGCFEVIVAMTADMQGVIVVNREYLGMTPIGMKFSSLAGSVGGGHQTPGFIGVGRKYITSRKFIPADGGFLRIAWMPRELKETLRDRLQKRAEELGEPGFVDKIADETVTTEADGLTEWMAKVDHPALRMPPLIS; translated from the coding sequence ATTCCCAACCAAGACGTATTCGCACTGGCTATCGAAGGCTCGCGCCTCGCACTCGACCTGGCGGAAACGATGGTACGGGAGGCCATAACGAGGTTCGGGGAGGACCGGGCGGTGGAGTTCCCGGAGACCTGCTACGAGCTGCCGGCCATATTCGCCTGGGACGGGCGGGACACGAGCACGCTGGGAAAGCTCCTGCCGATAGTGACATCGTATAAGGAGAAGGTCAGCGGGACCGTGGACATCGCCAACGCCCTGGCCGCGGGGGAGGCCACCATGGTGGCGGCGGAGATAATCGAGGCCGTGAAGTACGTTAACAATCCTGAACCGTACGACGGCACCCCCTATTCTGGCTTCCTGCCGGATCGTATCATAAGGGAGCTGGGCTTCGCCTTCGTGGACGACACCATCCCCGGGGCGGCCGTGATCGTGGGCAGGAGCCCTGATGCCGATGCGCTCGCCCGCACCGTCCGGGACCTGCAGTCCAAGGGGCTGATCATCCTCGCCTGCGGTGATGTCATCGAGCAACTGCTGGCCAGCGGCACGCAGGTGGGGGAGCGCTTCCGACTTTACCCTGTAGGCACGGGCACACAGATCGTGCACGCGCTCAACTTCGCCATCCGCGCCGGCCTGTCCTTCGGCGGCATCCAGAGAGGCGATCGCGAGGGCATCGCCTCCTATCTGGCGAAGCGGCCCAAGATCGTTGTCCTGGAGTATGGTTCGTTGGATCCCGTCCTCGCGGGCGCGGCCATGGCCGCGGTGCTCAATGGTGCCACCATCGTCACCGACCAGCCGGTGGAGGGCGTGCCCGAGAAGCTCATCCACGTCAAGGAACTGGACAAGATGGTGCAGGAGGCCATAGAGGCTAGGGGCATCAAGGTCCGACTGGCCCCGGTGGACATTCCCGTGGCCTACGGTCCCGCGTTCGAGGGTGAGGTGGTGCGCAGGCCGGACACCTATGTCGAGGCGGGGGGCGCGGCCAAGACGCTGACCTTCGAGCTCCTGCGGATGCGCGACGAGGAGGACGTGGAGGACGGCAAGATCACGGTCATCGGTCCCGACGTCGACTCCTTGCCGGAGGGCGGCAGGACCATGCTGGCCATCCTCGTGGACGTGTACGGCAAGAAGATGCAGGAGGACTTCGAGGGCGTGCTGGAGAGGCGCATCCACCTGTTCGTCAACTACGCCGAGGGGGCGTGGCACACCGGGCAGAGGAACGTGCTGTGGGTTCGCCTCAGCAAGCGTTCCGTTGCCGCCGGATTGAGGTTCAAGCACTTCGGGGACATCCTCATCACCAAGCTCAAGGAGGAGTTCGGGAACATCGTGTCCCGGGTGCAGGTGACCATCGTCACCGACGAGGACGAGGTACGGAAGCGTCTTCCGGAGGCGCTCGATGTATATGCGAAGCGCGATGGACGCATGGCCGACCTCACCGACGAGAAGGTGGACACTTACTTTACATGCCTGCTCTGTGCTTCCTTTGCTCCCGATCACGTGTGCATCGTCACCCCCGAGCGCCTGGGGCTGTGCGGGGCGGTGAACTGGCTGGACGCCCAGGCGGCGGTGGAGATCGATCCCCACGGCCCTAACCGGGCCGTCGTCAAAGGCGAGTGCATAGACCCGGTGAAGGGTCAGTGGAAGGGCGTCAACGAGGCGGTGTACGAGAACTCCCATCACAAGGTGGAGAGGTTCAACGCCTACACCATGATGGAAGACCCCATGACCTCGTGCGGGTGCTTCGAGGTCATCGTGGCCATGACCGCGGACATGCAGGGCGTGATCGTCGTGAACCGCGAGTACCTGGGCATGACGCCCATAGGTATGAAGTTCTCCTCCCTCGCCGGTTCCGTGGGCGGGGGGCATCAGACCCCGGGGTTCATCGGCGTGGGGAGAAAATATATTACCAGTCGAAAGTTCATCCCCGCCGACGGAGGCTTCCTGCGCATAGCATGGATGCCCCGCGAGCTGAAGGAGACGCTGCGCGATCGCCTGCAGAAGAGGGCCGAGGAGCTTGGGGAACCAGGCTTCGTGGACAAGATCGCCGACGAGACCGTCACCACCGAGGCCGATGGCCTCACAGAATGGATGGCCAAGGTCGATCACCCCGCGCTGAGGATGCCCCCGCTCATATCATGA
- a CDS encoding acetyl-CoA decarbonylase/synthase complex subunit delta: protein MVEVPVPKEKWSGKVGTVTLGASTADSGERKVLSIGGETGMPFLSYEGLGNRQLIAGEVVDDTTDLIEVAVRPFGDVINDPAAWARKWVDEFGADLVCLRLRSTNPEGKDSSPEDAAQTVLKVLAAVDVPVIVYGCGHEEKDARTMEAVSNACAQVRLLLGQAEENAYKTISAAAMSNHHALIAYSNLDINLAKQINILLSDFGVKAENIVMDPLMAGLGMGLEYSYSVNERIRMAALMGDRMLQVPMLCDVTSAWEAREASEENAAWGDVVERGKWWEAATGLAALLSGADLLIMRSPLAAVVLKDAINDLRGE from the coding sequence ATGGTAGAAGTGCCGGTCCCCAAGGAGAAATGGTCAGGTAAGGTCGGAACGGTGACGCTGGGTGCGTCCACCGCCGATAGTGGAGAGAGAAAGGTATTGTCCATCGGCGGGGAGACCGGAATGCCCTTCCTATCGTACGAGGGTCTGGGGAACAGGCAGCTCATCGCCGGAGAGGTCGTCGACGATACCACCGACCTCATAGAGGTGGCGGTCCGCCCGTTCGGCGATGTCATCAACGATCCGGCCGCATGGGCCAGGAAGTGGGTGGACGAGTTCGGCGCGGACCTGGTGTGCCTGCGGCTGCGCTCCACCAACCCCGAAGGGAAGGACTCGTCACCGGAGGACGCGGCCCAGACCGTCCTCAAGGTACTGGCGGCCGTGGACGTTCCCGTCATCGTCTACGGCTGCGGGCACGAGGAGAAGGACGCCAGGACCATGGAGGCGGTGAGCAACGCCTGCGCCCAGGTGCGCTTGCTCCTGGGCCAAGCGGAGGAGAACGCCTACAAGACCATCTCCGCGGCCGCCATGTCCAACCACCACGCCCTCATAGCGTACTCGAACCTGGACATTAACCTCGCCAAGCAGATCAACATCCTGCTGAGCGACTTCGGGGTCAAGGCCGAGAACATCGTGATGGACCCCCTGATGGCCGGCCTGGGCATGGGCTTGGAGTACTCGTACTCGGTCAACGAGAGGATACGTATGGCCGCCCTCATGGGCGACCGCATGCTGCAGGTGCCCATGCTGTGCGACGTGACCTCGGCCTGGGAGGCCCGGGAGGCCTCCGAGGAGAACGCCGCCTGGGGCGACGTGGTGGAGAGAGGGAAGTGGTGGGAGGCGGCGACCGGCCTGGCCGCGCTGCTCTCAGGCGCGGACCTGCTCATCATGCGCAGCCCCCTGGCAGCAGTGGTTCTGAAGGATGCCATCAACGATCTGAGGGGTGAGTAA
- a CDS encoding acetyl-CoA decarbonylase/synthase complex subunit gamma — translation MATAIEIFKLLPKKNCGKCNFPTCLAFAMQLASSKAKLADCPYVTEEAKAKLEASSAPPIRLITIGAGERKVEIGDETELYRHDKKFFHATRYAITISDQASEKDIVAKLRKAADLRFERVGQMLSLDMLAVRNDSHDPVKFAEVVKRVSRESALPLILMSHDPEAIRAAASATNLSRPLIYAATTDNIEGMAAAAKELKYPLAVRHDDLNGLADLVEKVKAAGVEDLVLDLGAENLQETLERNTIVRKNSIKKTFRGLGYPILTNVIGRERGLAMALISTMKYGGIVLMEDLDPAHALPLFVIRQNIYTDPQVPIQVKAGLYPINNPGKDAPILFTVNFSLTYFTVAGDIEKSRMPAWLLVVDTEGLSVLTAFSAGKLTAESVAEALRSTETMAKSEKGVLIIPGMLSRMSGKLQEATGLKVIVGPKESSGIPKLLKSQ, via the coding sequence ATGGCCACGGCCATTGAGATCTTCAAGCTCCTGCCCAAGAAGAACTGCGGAAAGTGCAACTTCCCCACGTGCCTGGCCTTCGCCATGCAGCTAGCCAGTTCCAAGGCCAAGCTGGCCGACTGCCCCTACGTGACTGAAGAAGCAAAGGCCAAGCTGGAGGCGTCCTCCGCTCCGCCCATACGGCTCATAACCATCGGAGCGGGTGAGAGAAAGGTGGAGATCGGCGATGAGACCGAGCTGTACCGCCATGACAAGAAGTTCTTCCATGCCACCCGGTATGCCATAACCATCTCCGACCAGGCCTCCGAGAAGGATATCGTGGCCAAGCTCCGCAAGGCTGCGGACCTCAGGTTCGAGAGGGTGGGGCAGATGCTGTCCCTGGACATGCTGGCGGTCCGCAACGATTCCCATGATCCGGTGAAGTTCGCAGAGGTCGTCAAGCGGGTATCGCGCGAGAGCGCCCTGCCGCTGATCCTCATGTCCCACGATCCTGAGGCCATTCGCGCCGCGGCATCGGCCACGAACCTCTCCCGACCCCTCATCTACGCCGCCACGACCGACAATATCGAGGGGATGGCCGCGGCCGCCAAGGAGCTGAAGTATCCTCTAGCCGTGAGGCACGACGACCTCAACGGGCTTGCGGACCTGGTGGAGAAGGTCAAGGCCGCAGGGGTCGAGGACCTGGTCCTGGACCTGGGCGCGGAGAATCTGCAGGAGACGCTGGAGAGGAACACCATCGTCCGCAAGAACTCCATCAAGAAGACGTTCCGCGGGCTAGGCTATCCCATACTGACGAACGTCATCGGGAGGGAGCGGGGCCTGGCCATGGCGCTTATTTCCACCATGAAGTACGGCGGCATCGTGCTCATGGAGGACCTGGACCCGGCGCATGCGTTGCCCCTGTTCGTGATCCGGCAGAACATCTACACCGATCCCCAGGTGCCGATACAGGTCAAGGCCGGACTGTACCCCATCAACAATCCGGGGAAGGACGCGCCCATCCTGTTCACGGTGAACTTCTCCCTGACGTACTTCACCGTGGCCGGGGACATCGAGAAGAGCCGCATGCCCGCCTGGTTGCTGGTGGTGGATACCGAAGGACTGTCCGTGCTGACCGCGTTCTCCGCCGGTAAGCTTACCGCAGAGAGCGTGGCCGAGGCGCTGAGGTCCACCGAGACCATGGCCAAGAGCGAGAAGGGCGTGCTCATAATCCCCGGTATGCTTTCCCGCATGTCCGGGAAGCTGCAGGAGGCCACCGGCCTCAAGGTCATCGTCGGTCCGAAGGAATCGTCCGGCATCCCCAAGCTGCTGAAATCGCAGTAA
- a CDS encoding AAA family ATPase, translating to MTFIIAVAGKGGVGKSTLSALMVQELAARTGKVILAVDADPNSNLGEKLGITVERTIGDLREELVRRSEDVTGSKHQEAMYQLRLAMEEGTDFDLVTMGRSEGRGCYCYVNNLLRTFLDEIMSQYGHVVIDNEAGMEHLSRRTCQRMDVLMVVSDATKMGLETASRILSLSKDMEIDIGKSVLIINRIRGELPAKVKDVVPPGFSKTFLLPHDAALEELAMGSSQLTSLPQDSMLREAVQRLISELK from the coding sequence ATGACGTTCATCATCGCCGTGGCAGGAAAGGGAGGGGTCGGCAAATCGACCCTATCTGCCCTTATGGTGCAGGAGCTCGCCGCGCGAACCGGGAAAGTAATACTGGCCGTGGACGCCGATCCCAACTCCAACCTGGGCGAGAAGCTTGGGATCACTGTGGAGAGGACCATCGGCGACCTTCGCGAGGAACTGGTAAGGCGGTCCGAGGACGTAACAGGCTCCAAGCACCAGGAGGCGATGTACCAGCTTCGGCTGGCGATGGAGGAAGGTACGGACTTCGACCTGGTGACCATGGGCCGCTCCGAGGGCCGAGGCTGCTACTGCTACGTGAACAACCTCCTGCGCACCTTCCTCGACGAGATCATGAGCCAGTACGGTCACGTGGTGATAGATAACGAGGCAGGGATGGAGCACCTCTCCCGGAGGACATGCCAGCGCATGGACGTCCTCATGGTGGTATCGGACGCCACCAAGATGGGACTGGAGACCGCCTCCCGGATACTGTCCTTATCCAAGGACATGGAGATCGACATCGGGAAGAGCGTTCTGATCATCAACCGCATCCGCGGGGAGCTACCGGCGAAGGTCAAGGACGTCGTTCCGCCAGGCTTCTCCAAGACGTTCCTATTGCCGCACGACGCTGCCTTGGAGGAACTGGCCATGGGCAGTTCGCAGCTCACGTCGCTCCCCCAGGACAGCATGCTGCGGGAAGCGGTGCAGCGTCTCATCTCTGAGCTGAAGTGA
- a CDS encoding methionine synthase — protein MAWNCAPTVIGSLPCTDPAKAVDLVLEKLVTVPTWPQLPQVGFQENMYVQFMSGLPGVQVDNDKKKIRVNLADYDPEAIYTKILEDNVDLFAFPQYGFSGFHEFMSRELPSSARAVKGQITGPVSLGLQVTDLDDKPVIYDEAYAEIIRKSLNLMARWQERELRRKCPETILFIDEPYLSIIGTPFASVSQADVTSWIAEVTTGLEGMTGIHCCANTDWPFVMSMGIDVLSFDAYDYGYTISLYPEEVDRFLQNGGSLAWGIVPNHEEPFLQENASSLADKVEELMTSLVNKGLDREMLLRQSLLTPQCGLGGLDAEVGAKVLDLLVETSAELRTRHSLE, from the coding sequence GTGGCCTGGAACTGCGCTCCCACCGTTATCGGATCCCTTCCCTGCACCGATCCAGCGAAAGCCGTGGACCTCGTCCTGGAGAAGCTCGTCACCGTGCCCACGTGGCCCCAGCTTCCGCAGGTGGGGTTCCAGGAGAACATGTACGTCCAGTTCATGAGCGGGCTGCCCGGCGTGCAGGTGGACAATGACAAGAAGAAGATCCGGGTGAACCTTGCGGACTACGATCCCGAGGCCATCTACACCAAGATCCTGGAGGACAACGTGGACCTGTTCGCGTTCCCCCAGTACGGCTTCTCCGGCTTCCATGAGTTCATGTCCCGGGAGCTGCCGTCATCGGCGCGTGCGGTCAAAGGACAGATCACTGGACCAGTGTCCCTGGGCCTACAGGTAACGGACCTGGACGACAAGCCGGTAATCTACGACGAGGCGTACGCGGAGATTATACGCAAGAGCCTGAACCTCATGGCCAGATGGCAGGAGAGGGAGCTGCGCAGGAAGTGCCCGGAGACCATCCTGTTCATAGATGAGCCGTACCTCTCGATCATCGGCACGCCCTTCGCCTCCGTCTCGCAGGCGGACGTGACCTCGTGGATAGCGGAGGTCACCACCGGCCTGGAGGGGATGACGGGCATCCACTGCTGCGCCAATACCGACTGGCCGTTCGTGATGAGCATGGGCATCGACGTCCTGTCGTTCGACGCCTACGATTACGGCTACACCATATCCCTCTACCCGGAGGAGGTGGACCGTTTCCTCCAGAACGGTGGGAGCCTCGCCTGGGGCATCGTGCCCAACCATGAGGAGCCGTTCCTCCAGGAGAACGCGTCATCATTGGCAGATAAGGTCGAGGAGCTCATGACATCCCTGGTCAACAAGGGGTTGGACCGCGAGATGCTCCTGCGGCAGTCGCTGCTCACGCCGCAGTGCGGTCTGGGCGGCCTTGACGCCGAGGTCGGAGCGAAGGTCCTGGACCTGTTGGTGGAGACATCGGCGGAGCTTCGGACACGGCACTCCCTGGAGTGA
- a CDS encoding DUF4445 domain-containing protein has product MSHRVTFFPGGMMTEVEDGETVLDAAVAMGAQINSVCGGKGTCNKCLVIVDGPSESELGKLSREEYDLGYRLACQTKIRGEVSVFIPEESQISEHQILAAYNGREAGELTPLTVCRRLDLSDPSMEDNRGDLERVIDALETPSLEVPLTLLRELPQVLREGGWQLSLMMSRWDEIHRLMAIEKGSKTLANYGIAVDIGTTTVVAELVDLNTGKTVAQASDYNRQLVCGEDVLSRIAYAEEKGVGRLNELVLDTVNGLITQLCAERDKRRRFHSGTCDTDIASIAVGGNTAMVHMLLGLDPTSIRYAPYISTTNVPPVLPASDIGIRSLPGAPLYCVPGRASYVGGDITADILLSGMHLRDELSLLIDVGTNGEVVLGNKEWMVGCSTSAGPAFEGGEVSCGMRAMGGAIDTIKITETDIDITIIGKKRPRGICGSGLIDLIAQMFLRGYIDKKGRIETAASERVRSSGRGMEFVVHHEAGKRDIAVSDDDIANVIRTKAAIYAGCSVLLQSVDKAFSDVDRLYIAGGFGQHIDIDNAQVIGLLPDVPRDRFQFLGNASLGGSKLCLLSERMRAEALDIYRATTYVDLSSSQAFFDQYSSALFLPHTDMDLFPEVRKRIEAARGLQVRD; this is encoded by the coding sequence ATGTCCCACAGGGTGACCTTCTTTCCGGGCGGGATGATGACCGAGGTCGAGGATGGGGAAACGGTCCTGGACGCCGCGGTGGCGATGGGCGCGCAGATCAACAGCGTATGTGGGGGGAAGGGGACCTGCAACAAGTGCCTGGTCATAGTGGACGGTCCCAGCGAATCGGAGTTGGGCAAGCTCAGCAGGGAGGAGTACGATCTGGGGTACCGTCTTGCCTGCCAGACCAAGATAAGGGGCGAGGTGTCGGTGTTCATCCCCGAGGAATCACAGATCAGCGAGCACCAGATCCTCGCCGCGTACAACGGCCGGGAGGCCGGGGAGCTGACACCCCTCACGGTGTGCCGCCGCCTGGACCTCTCCGACCCCAGCATGGAGGACAACCGCGGCGACCTGGAGAGGGTAATCGACGCCCTGGAGACCCCCTCCCTGGAGGTGCCCCTTACATTGCTGCGGGAGCTGCCCCAGGTACTGCGGGAGGGCGGCTGGCAGCTCTCCCTGATGATGTCCCGATGGGACGAAATCCACAGGCTCATGGCCATCGAGAAAGGGTCCAAGACCCTGGCCAACTACGGCATCGCCGTGGACATCGGCACCACCACGGTGGTGGCGGAGCTGGTGGACCTCAACACCGGGAAGACGGTGGCGCAGGCGTCCGACTACAACCGCCAGCTGGTATGCGGCGAGGACGTGCTGTCCCGAATCGCGTACGCCGAGGAGAAGGGAGTGGGGAGGCTCAACGAGCTGGTGCTAGACACCGTCAACGGGCTCATCACCCAGTTGTGCGCGGAGAGGGACAAGAGGAGGCGCTTCCACTCCGGGACCTGCGACACCGACATCGCCTCCATCGCCGTGGGGGGCAACACCGCCATGGTGCACATGCTGCTGGGCCTGGACCCCACGAGCATCCGCTACGCTCCATACATATCCACCACCAACGTGCCGCCTGTCCTGCCTGCATCGGACATCGGCATCCGCTCCCTTCCCGGAGCTCCGCTGTACTGCGTGCCCGGCCGAGCGTCCTACGTGGGCGGTGACATCACCGCGGACATACTGCTCTCGGGCATGCACCTCCGGGACGAGCTGTCCCTCCTGATCGACGTGGGCACCAACGGCGAGGTGGTGCTGGGGAACAAGGAGTGGATGGTGGGATGCTCCACCTCCGCGGGGCCGGCCTTCGAGGGCGGGGAGGTCTCCTGCGGCATGCGCGCCATGGGCGGGGCCATAGACACTATCAAGATAACAGAGACGGACATCGACATCACCATCATAGGGAAGAAGCGCCCACGGGGAATATGCGGCTCGGGCCTCATCGACCTCATCGCCCAGATGTTCCTGCGAGGGTACATCGATAAGAAGGGGAGGATCGAGACCGCCGCTTCGGAGAGGGTGCGGTCCTCCGGACGGGGCATGGAGTTCGTCGTCCACCATGAGGCGGGAAAGAGGGACATCGCCGTAAGCGACGATGACATCGCCAACGTCATCCGAACAAAAGCGGCCATCTACGCCGGGTGTTCCGTGCTTCTTCAGAGCGTGGACAAGGCCTTTAGCGACGTTGACCGGCTGTACATCGCCGGCGGCTTCGGTCAGCACATCGACATCGACAACGCCCAGGTCATCGGCCTCCTTCCGGACGTGCCGCGCGATCGCTTCCAGTTCCTAGGCAACGCCTCCCTGGGAGGCTCCAAGCTGTGCCTCCTCTCCGAGAGGATGAGGGCCGAGGCCCTGGACATATACCGCGCCACGACCTACGTGGACCTGTCCTCCTCGCAAGCGTTCTTCGACCAGTACTCCTCAGCGCTGTTCCTGCCACACACCGATATGGACCTGTTCCCCGAGGTGCGGAAGAGGATCGAGGCCGCCCGGGGGCTGCAAGTAAGGGATTAG